In Chitinophaga nivalis, a single genomic region encodes these proteins:
- a CDS encoding fasciclin domain-containing protein produces the protein MNTATTLSACRKSSKKYFTCGLSVISFSLLMLTACKKNDDMDVNAGNQNRIPQIVADNFNLKMLHASIGRSNLKPLLSGDGPFTLLAPSDAAFKEAGYGTPLSIATASQSLIINTTAYHVLNGNYDLNRMPFLFNQEIRSQGGGKLYVTRWVKGNDTVITVNGSRVLAQGIKATNGQVQVINRLLEPYLHETVTDAVTAETSLTLFSQALQRSGLSTLLKGKGPYTVYAPSNEAMAKYGYQTMEDIEKADPEKLAVVLRYHIAADRRFVYDYILSTNATVTTQGMIDNNTVKVQLVPDAQAPGLYKSITLQGTGNTLVSNLVRQNIITGNGVLHIVDQVLKITQ, from the coding sequence ATGAACACAGCAACAACGCTTTCTGCCTGCCGGAAAAGCAGTAAAAAATATTTCACTTGCGGCCTCTCTGTCATCAGTTTTTCTTTATTGATGCTGACAGCCTGTAAGAAGAATGATGATATGGATGTCAACGCGGGCAACCAAAACCGTATCCCGCAGATAGTAGCCGATAACTTCAACCTGAAGATGCTGCATGCATCCATTGGCCGCAGTAATCTTAAGCCTTTGTTATCAGGTGATGGGCCTTTTACATTATTGGCGCCTTCTGATGCCGCTTTCAAAGAGGCAGGATACGGTACACCGCTATCTATCGCTACTGCCAGCCAGTCGCTGATTATCAATACCACTGCCTATCATGTACTGAACGGTAACTATGACCTGAACAGAATGCCTTTCCTGTTTAACCAGGAAATACGTTCACAGGGTGGTGGTAAGCTTTATGTAACCCGCTGGGTGAAAGGCAATGATACCGTTATCACAGTGAATGGCAGCCGCGTGCTCGCACAGGGTATTAAAGCTACCAATGGTCAGGTACAGGTAATCAATCGTTTACTGGAGCCTTATCTCCATGAAACCGTCACAGATGCAGTAACGGCAGAAACCAGCCTGACATTATTCAGCCAGGCATTACAAAGATCAGGTTTGTCCACTTTGCTGAAAGGCAAAGGTCCCTATACCGTTTATGCTCCTTCCAATGAGGCCATGGCTAAATATGGTTATCAGACAATGGAAGATATCGAAAAAGCAGACCCTGAAAAACTGGCTGTTGTACTGCGTTACCACATCGCGGCAGACCGTCGCTTTGTGTACGATTATATCCTGAGTACCAACGCTACTGTCACCACACAGGGAATGATTGATAATAACACCGTGAAAGTGCAGCTGGTACCAGATGCACAGGCGCCTGGCCTTTACAAAAGTATCACCCTGCAGGGAACGGGTAACACGCTGGTGTCCAATCTCGTGCGTCAGAATATCATTACAGGCAACGGCGTATTACATATAGTGGACCAGGTACTGAAAATAACACAGTAA